From Pelosinus fermentans DSM 17108, the proteins below share one genomic window:
- a CDS encoding CFI-box-CTERM domain-containing protein, with product MRQTSATELAKMGKCERQVYLDYHHGEDTSLTATFIKRGNQEHEQFNRQLSGRDNRCFIATSVFGIDAIETNILRQFRDMYLMPYSPGRMITSLYYNISPHIVIVIERYPVLRIPIRAVLRWFIRSWR from the coding sequence TTGCGTCAAACCAGTGCTACAGAACTCGCCAAAATGGGAAAATGCGAACGCCAAGTCTACCTTGACTACCATCATGGCGAAGATACATCACTTACAGCAACATTCATCAAACGAGGCAACCAAGAGCACGAACAATTTAATCGCCAGCTTTCTGGTAGAGATAATCGCTGTTTTATTGCAACATCAGTCTTTGGTATTGATGCCATAGAAACGAATATCCTGCGTCAATTTAGGGATATGTATCTAATGCCTTACAGCCCTGGGCGAATGATTACTTCATTATATTATAATATATCACCACATATAGTTATCGTAATTGAAAGGTACCCTGTATTGAGGATTCCAATCCGTGCAGTATTACGTTGGTTTATTAGATCCTGGAGGTAG
- a CDS encoding UbiX family flavin prenyltransferase, translating into MRIIVGITGASGAIYGFRLIEVLKEAGCEIHAVVSEHGWQVLDYECGISPQEIREKVDFLHDIKNIGACIASGSFKTDAMVVVPCSMRTLSSISNGIADNLLSRAADVILKEGRKLIIVPRETPLNAIHLANMLKLSQLGVRILPASPGFYHRPTTLNQMIDMMVGKISDSIGIDHDLFPRWQGE; encoded by the coding sequence ATGCGAATTATTGTTGGCATTACTGGCGCTAGTGGTGCCATTTATGGATTTAGATTGATTGAAGTGCTAAAAGAAGCAGGGTGTGAAATTCATGCTGTAGTATCAGAGCATGGTTGGCAAGTTCTAGATTATGAGTGTGGTATTAGTCCACAAGAAATTAGGGAAAAAGTAGATTTCTTACATGACATAAAGAACATTGGAGCATGTATTGCTAGTGGATCATTTAAAACAGATGCGATGGTGGTAGTTCCTTGTTCTATGAGGACCTTAAGTAGTATTTCTAATGGAATTGCTGATAATTTACTCAGTCGCGCAGCTGACGTTATATTAAAAGAAGGACGGAAATTGATTATTGTTCCTCGGGAGACACCTCTTAATGCGATACATTTGGCTAATATGTTAAAACTATCTCAGTTAGGGGTTAGAATTCTCCCTGCTAGCCCTGGATTTTATCATCGTCCTACTACTTTAAACCAAATGATTGATATGATGGTTGGTAAAATATCTGATTCCATTGGTATTGACCATGATCTATTTCCCAGATGGCAAGGTGAATAA
- a CDS encoding type II secretion system protein GspD: MNRTHLCVMILLLSITICGIAMAEPQSIDLSFVDEDVRVILHTLAIISNVDIIIDESIKGNITLKLKSTTFENALILITSAKGLSYRKIGESFIIEPVDMGTTEIYKLRYIRAVDIKKTLEPIMNSLKLKAEIDEISNSLIFSGSPTGCARIKILLTDLDVPQQQVVIEAKVVAINKAKTKELGIDWSWDVTPQYAEYSAEQVNIANGVTTIEPGKVTRDTGKGIIQFGRNPEGHPYEFYYQAKINALISNGNAKILASPKVTTINGNEARILIGDHIPVLTERMEDGKTTTTVEYIDTGIKLTYTPTITADGTITAKVHTEVSTPSLVTDIKNYRITTREVESMVCMKDGETMVIGGLIGSEESKTNNKIPFLSELPLIGTLFKSVHNSKVETEVIIFLTAKLVK, from the coding sequence ATGAATAGGACACATCTCTGTGTAATGATATTGTTACTGTCAATCACAATCTGTGGTATTGCTATGGCAGAGCCGCAAAGTATTGATCTTAGTTTCGTAGATGAAGATGTGCGGGTAATATTACATACACTCGCTATTATTAGCAATGTTGATATCATTATTGATGAATCGATAAAAGGTAATATTACGCTGAAACTTAAGAGTACAACTTTCGAGAATGCCCTAATTCTAATTACGTCAGCTAAGGGGCTATCCTATCGAAAAATAGGTGAGTCCTTTATTATAGAACCTGTGGATATGGGGACAACAGAGATATATAAGTTGCGTTATATTCGTGCTGTTGATATAAAAAAAACATTGGAACCTATTATGAATAGTCTTAAATTAAAAGCTGAAATTGATGAGATATCAAATAGTTTGATATTTAGTGGTTCACCTACAGGTTGTGCTCGCATTAAAATATTATTAACAGATCTTGATGTTCCTCAGCAACAAGTGGTTATCGAGGCTAAAGTTGTGGCTATTAACAAAGCGAAGACAAAAGAGCTAGGGATCGATTGGTCATGGGACGTTACACCTCAATACGCAGAATATAGTGCAGAACAAGTCAATATTGCTAATGGTGTAACGACTATTGAGCCAGGTAAAGTTACGCGTGATACTGGAAAAGGAATTATTCAATTTGGTCGTAATCCTGAAGGCCATCCTTATGAATTTTACTATCAAGCAAAAATTAATGCTCTCATTAGTAATGGTAATGCTAAAATCTTAGCTAGTCCTAAAGTAACTACCATTAATGGAAATGAGGCTCGGATTTTAATTGGTGATCATATTCCAGTACTTACTGAGAGAATGGAAGACGGGAAAACGACTACTACAGTAGAATATATTGATACGGGCATAAAACTTACCTATACCCCTACGATTACTGCTGATGGAACTATTACAGCAAAAGTACATACAGAGGTTAGTACTCCTAGCTTAGTAACGGATATTAAGAACTATCGCATTACGACCCGTGAGGTAGAAAGTATGGTCTGCATGAAAGATGGTGAGACGATGGTGATTGGTGGTCTCATTGGCAGTGAAGAATCTAAAACAAATAATAAAATACCTTTCTTAAGCGAACTACCATTAATTGGTACGCTGTTTAAAAGTGTACATAATTCAAAAGTAGAAACGGAAGTAATCATCTTTTTGACAGCAAAACTAGTTAAATGA
- a CDS encoding PD-(D/E)XK nuclease family protein — protein MSFFILVVVIILYWWLRSRRKPKLSPYMLERFLKIADPVPLCGKPDVVWETRDGSLIVGDYKSRENQQVYESEIIQLSVYKLLVERTQNRSVADYGFIHFKNRSMKKVSLMKEKEIITLYYRYWNVIGGEVVACVANNKNYCRYCSHKHECN, from the coding sequence ATGTCATTCTTTATATTAGTTGTAGTTATTATTCTTTATTGGTGGTTGCGCTCAAGACGAAAACCCAAGCTATCACCATATATGTTAGAGCGATTCTTAAAAATAGCTGATCCGGTGCCTTTATGCGGTAAGCCGGATGTAGTGTGGGAAACTCGTGACGGTTCTTTGATAGTTGGAGATTACAAAAGTCGTGAGAATCAACAAGTATATGAATCTGAGATTATTCAGCTATCTGTATATAAACTATTGGTTGAAAGAACACAAAATAGGTCAGTTGCTGATTATGGTTTTATTCATTTCAAGAATCGAAGTATGAAAAAGGTATCTTTAATGAAGGAAAAAGAAATTATTACTTTGTATTATCGGTATTGGAATGTGATAGGAGGTGAGGTGGTCGCTTGTGTTGCTAATAATAAAAACTATTGTAGATATTGTTCGCACAAGCATGAGTGTAACTAA
- a CDS encoding EscU/YscU/HrcU family type III secretion system export apparatus switch protein has product MKKEKSDKPQQAIAISYQSNTDAPRVVAKGTGYTADKILSTASQHSVPVYQNKTLASMLMAVELDREIPPELYQAVAEVLAYLYYIDKKMHKF; this is encoded by the coding sequence ATGAAGAAGGAAAAATCGGATAAACCGCAGCAAGCCATTGCAATAAGCTATCAGTCCAACACGGATGCGCCAAGAGTTGTAGCCAAAGGTACAGGTTATACGGCTGATAAAATACTCTCTACAGCAAGCCAACATTCAGTTCCCGTATATCAAAATAAGACATTAGCCAGTATGTTAATGGCAGTTGAATTAGATAGGGAAATTCCTCCTGAATTATATCAGGCTGTAGCCGAGGTATTGGCATACCTTTACTATATCGATAAAAAAATGCATAAATTTTAG
- a CDS encoding YraN family protein, with the protein MNTSKVGDIGEQAAANYLYDAGYEIVERKYRSKIGEIDIIARIKNILVFIEVKTRRNATYGFPAEAVTYRKQQKIINTASCYLQYIHNTNIHCRFDVIEVYLTGNNKITCNHITNAFMR; encoded by the coding sequence GTGAATACGAGTAAAGTGGGGGATATTGGAGAACAAGCTGCAGCAAATTACTTGTATGATGCGGGATATGAGATAGTAGAACGAAAATATCGTAGTAAAATTGGAGAAATTGATATTATTGCAAGGATAAAGAATATTTTAGTTTTCATTGAAGTAAAAACTCGAAGGAATGCTACTTATGGTTTTCCAGCAGAAGCTGTAACCTATCGGAAACAGCAAAAAATAATCAATACTGCATCTTGTTATCTTCAATATATACATAATACCAATATACATTGTCGCTTTGATGTAATCGAGGTATATCTAACTGGAAATAATAAAATAACGTGTAACCATATTACAAATGCATTTATGAGATGA
- a CDS encoding ribonuclease HII: MNVEQMTVVEIAKLLEENNLSITIINSLKQDSRVSVSRLFTKWQKRQEQNLLEKQRIQGLYKQERMLTAKGYNLIAGVDEAGRGPLAGPLVVGAVILPIGCHLPSINDSKKLSAKQREYLYHEIKEVAISVQHIVIDIDVIDHLNIYNATISGMYEAINELHQRPHAVLIDAVPLPDLEMHSLSLIGGDAISASIGAASIIAKVERDNLMREYDKQFPQYGFAKHKGYGTAEHLKALQQYGPCPIHRRSFEPIKSWGRIEI, translated from the coding sequence TTGAATGTAGAGCAAATGACAGTAGTCGAGATCGCTAAACTTTTAGAAGAAAATAATCTGTCAATAACTATAATAAATAGTTTAAAACAAGATTCGCGAGTTTCAGTATCTCGCTTATTTACTAAATGGCAAAAAAGGCAGGAACAAAACTTACTAGAGAAGCAGCGTATTCAAGGTCTTTATAAGCAAGAACGAATGCTTACAGCTAAGGGATATAATTTAATTGCAGGTGTTGATGAAGCAGGTCGTGGCCCTTTAGCAGGCCCATTAGTAGTTGGTGCTGTTATCTTGCCTATCGGCTGTCACTTACCATCTATTAATGACTCAAAAAAGCTGTCAGCTAAGCAACGGGAGTATTTGTATCATGAGATAAAAGAAGTTGCTATTAGTGTGCAGCATATCGTCATAGATATTGATGTAATTGATCATCTGAATATTTATAACGCAACTATATCTGGTATGTATGAAGCTATTAATGAACTTCATCAAAGACCTCATGCCGTATTAATTGATGCTGTTCCCTTACCTGATTTAGAAATGCACTCCCTGTCATTAATTGGTGGGGACGCTATTAGTGCTTCCATTGGAGCAGCTTCTATTATTGCAAAAGTAGAAAGGGATAATTTAATGCGAGAATATGATAAGCAGTTTCCGCAATATGGATTCGCAAAGCATAAAGGCTATGGTACAGCAGAACATCTAAAGGCATTGCAACAATATGGTCCATGTCCTATACATAGAAGAAGTTTCGAGCCGATTAAGTCATGGGGAAGAATAGAAATATGA
- a CDS encoding helix-turn-helix transcriptional regulator, protein MMCTDKRSDNNLDKTTFEWSVNHATETLACNTPGERIRWARRQKGWLIKTLAAKAGITRWV, encoded by the coding sequence ATGATGTGCACGGACAAGCGTTCAGATAATAATCTTGATAAAACAACATTCGAATGGTCAGTTAATCATGCTACAGAAACACTGGCTTGCAACACCCCAGGTGAACGTATTCGATGGGCTCGTAGGCAAAAAGGTTGGTTAATCAAGACACTTGCGGCTAAGGCTGGAATTACCCGATGGGTTTGA
- a CDS encoding energy transducer TonB has protein sequence MIIRILMAIVIGLMICSNTILVSAAESSALIIHQTPFEYPREAAKNNWEGKVTLLISITNKGNVSEVIIQKSSGYEILDDAAKDNVKKWRFIPARNQDNQSIASEMPLDVSFYLK, from the coding sequence ATGATCATACGTATCTTGATGGCTATTGTTATTGGCTTAATGATTTGCAGTAACACAATTTTGGTATCAGCAGCAGAGAGCTCAGCATTAATTATTCATCAAACACCTTTTGAGTATCCAAGGGAAGCTGCTAAGAATAATTGGGAGGGGAAAGTCACACTGCTTATAAGTATAACTAATAAAGGGAATGTAAGTGAGGTCATAATCCAGAAGAGTTCCGGTTATGAGATTCTTGATGATGCGGCAAAGGATAATGTGAAAAAGTGGAGGTTTATTCCTGCGCGAAATCAGGATAATCAGTCAATCGCCTCTGAAATGCCTTTAGATGTATCGTTTTATTTAAAATAG
- a CDS encoding GspE/PulE family protein: MKCEVLKTRLGIPQIDLSGICIKPELAELIPATLAERHQVIPVKVAGNKIVLAMTDPTNFYAIDDIRMVSGFDVEPVIAAEKDILRAIRECYGVQDLVEKAINKMRPEDIRLTAKLQTADDAPIIGLVNSLMDQAIKDMASDIHIEPQDTSLRVRFRIDGMLREIGSFPREIHPAIVARIKIISDMDIAEKRIPQDGRIKIKGAESDIDIRVSTLPTIMGEKVVMRLLDQQTVILDINKLGFSTENSKNYHKIYSQSYGMVLVTGPTGSGKTTTLYSTLNQVNSPNQNIITLEDPVEYHLGGVNQVQVHPKAGLTFASGLRSALRQDPNILLVGEIRDSETADIAIRAALTGHLVFSTLHTNDAAGTITRLLDMDVEPFIVASSVLGVVAQRLVRRLCPKCRESYIPSTDALERLFLGVEPDVSIRLYQGAGCAHCNHTGYQGRMAIHEVMPITSQIREAINRRASSDEICNIAIAQGMITMRQDGIEKACTGLTDVKEIMRVAYAEASGGQL, from the coding sequence ATGAAATGTGAAGTCTTAAAAACTCGATTAGGTATACCTCAGATTGATTTGTCAGGTATCTGCATTAAACCAGAGTTAGCAGAACTGATTCCAGCGACATTAGCGGAGCGGCATCAAGTGATTCCGGTAAAAGTTGCTGGTAATAAGATTGTTTTAGCAATGACTGATCCAACAAATTTTTATGCGATTGATGATATTCGTATGGTTTCAGGTTTTGACGTAGAGCCTGTTATCGCTGCAGAAAAAGATATATTACGAGCTATCAGAGAATGCTACGGTGTACAAGACTTAGTTGAAAAGGCCATTAATAAAATGCGCCCAGAAGATATAAGGCTAACAGCGAAGCTCCAGACAGCAGATGATGCTCCAATCATTGGATTAGTTAATTCTCTTATGGATCAAGCCATTAAAGATATGGCTAGTGATATACATATTGAACCTCAAGATACATCATTGCGTGTCCGTTTTCGCATTGATGGTATGCTGCGAGAAATCGGCAGCTTTCCCCGTGAGATTCACCCCGCGATTGTTGCTCGAATTAAGATTATTAGTGATATGGATATTGCAGAAAAACGCATACCGCAAGATGGGCGAATTAAAATAAAAGGAGCAGAGAGTGATATTGATATTCGAGTGTCTACCTTGCCTACTATTATGGGTGAAAAAGTGGTGATGCGTTTGTTAGATCAACAGACAGTTATTTTGGATATTAATAAACTTGGTTTTTCTACTGAAAATAGTAAAAATTATCACAAAATATATTCTCAATCTTATGGCATGGTGCTAGTCACTGGTCCTACAGGTTCGGGGAAAACGACTACTTTATATTCTACTTTGAATCAAGTGAATTCGCCAAATCAGAATATCATCACTTTAGAAGATCCTGTCGAGTATCATTTAGGAGGAGTCAATCAGGTACAGGTTCACCCAAAAGCAGGCTTAACTTTTGCCAGTGGACTTCGGTCTGCATTGCGGCAAGACCCGAATATCTTATTAGTGGGAGAGATACGAGATAGTGAAACTGCTGATATTGCCATTAGAGCGGCATTAACTGGTCATCTTGTCTTTAGCACTTTGCATACAAATGATGCGGCAGGAACAATTACTCGTTTACTTGATATGGATGTTGAACCTTTTATAGTGGCTTCATCAGTTCTAGGGGTGGTTGCACAACGACTTGTCAGAAGACTTTGTCCCAAGTGTCGAGAAAGTTACATACCTTCTACTGATGCTTTAGAGCGTTTATTTTTAGGTGTTGAGCCTGACGTATCTATTAGATTGTATCAAGGAGCCGGGTGTGCTCATTGTAATCATACAGGTTATCAAGGTCGTATGGCAATTCATGAAGTCATGCCCATAACTTCTCAAATTAGAGAGGCTATTAACCGTAGAGCTTCTAGTGATGAAATTTGCAATATTGCTATCGCACAAGGCATGATAACCATGCGTCAGGATGGTATTGAAAAAGCATGTACTGGTTTGACAGATGTAAAAGAAATTATGCGTGTAGCATATGCTGAAGCTAGTGGAGGACAATTGTAA
- a CDS encoding YifB family Mg chelatase-like AAA ATPase has translation MFSQTFGSTTIGLNGIVITVEVDISNGLPALDIVGLPDTAVRESKERVRAAIKNSGFEFPSRRITINLAPADLKKDSSGLDLPIAIAILAASGQIILHHYQQYVFVSELSLEGKLRGISGVLPMAIHCSEQGIDQMIVAPDNTQEALLVKGLTVYAPTTLEQLVLHLNQVTQLLPATKEPFSPPMSNDSEDFADVQGQFVAKRALEVAASGGHNLLMTGPPGSGKTMLARRITSILPVMSPREALEVTKIYSIAELLPTHTGLISTRPFRSPHHTISAASMVGGGRIPRPGEVTLSHNGVLFLDELAEFPRTVLEVLRQPLEDGQVTISRVNASFSYPARFMLLCAKNPCPCGFLGDNNKDCTCSTGDIKRYRKKISGPLLDRMDIHVHVPRLEYSEMTTSIPTESSADIRQRVTAARAIQYSRLQKYNIFCNAQMGRRHVKTTCHMTQGAQVMLKQAFEAMNLSARGYDRILKVARTIADLASSEQISDIHVAEAIHFRNNIQELS, from the coding sequence GTGTTTTCACAAACATTTGGATCGACTACAATCGGATTAAATGGTATTGTAATAACTGTAGAAGTAGATATATCTAATGGTCTGCCAGCATTAGATATCGTTGGCTTACCTGATACTGCCGTAAGAGAATCAAAAGAACGAGTACGGGCAGCTATAAAGAATTCTGGATTTGAGTTTCCCTCACGGCGTATCACGATTAATCTCGCACCTGCTGATCTCAAAAAAGATAGCTCAGGGTTAGATTTGCCTATTGCGATTGCGATCTTGGCAGCCAGTGGACAAATTATCTTACATCATTATCAACAGTATGTATTTGTCAGTGAATTATCTTTAGAGGGAAAGTTACGAGGCATTTCAGGAGTATTGCCGATGGCAATTCATTGCTCTGAGCAAGGAATAGACCAAATGATTGTTGCTCCTGATAATACGCAAGAGGCCTTACTGGTAAAAGGGTTAACAGTATATGCACCAACAACTTTGGAACAATTGGTATTACATCTCAATCAAGTCACTCAGCTGCTCCCTGCAACGAAAGAACCTTTTTCTCCTCCAATGAGCAATGATAGTGAGGATTTTGCTGACGTACAAGGACAATTTGTTGCAAAGCGGGCTTTGGAAGTAGCTGCATCTGGAGGTCACAATCTGCTCATGACTGGTCCACCAGGATCAGGTAAAACCATGTTAGCCAGACGAATTACATCCATTTTGCCAGTCATGTCACCTCGTGAAGCATTAGAAGTCACAAAAATATATAGTATTGCAGAGCTATTGCCTACTCATACTGGATTAATAAGCACAAGACCTTTTAGAAGCCCACACCATACCATTTCTGCTGCAAGTATGGTAGGAGGTGGGCGTATCCCCAGGCCAGGTGAAGTAACATTAAGCCATAATGGCGTATTATTTTTAGATGAGCTGGCAGAATTCCCTAGAACCGTATTAGAGGTATTACGACAGCCTTTAGAAGATGGACAAGTAACAATTTCTAGAGTGAACGCTTCTTTTTCCTATCCGGCAAGGTTTATGCTATTATGTGCTAAAAATCCATGTCCGTGTGGATTTTTAGGAGATAATAATAAAGATTGTACTTGTAGTACAGGTGATATTAAGCGATATCGCAAGAAAATATCTGGACCTTTATTAGATCGAATGGATATACATGTGCATGTGCCACGTTTAGAATATAGTGAAATGACTACTAGCATACCAACGGAATCTTCCGCTGACATCCGCCAGAGAGTAACTGCCGCAAGGGCTATACAATATTCTCGTTTGCAGAAATACAATATATTTTGTAATGCCCAAATGGGGCGTAGACATGTAAAAACAACTTGTCATATGACTCAAGGTGCACAAGTCATGCTAAAACAAGCGTTTGAAGCAATGAACCTTAGCGCTCGAGGCTATGATCGTATATTAAAAGTAGCACGTACCATTGCTGATTTGGCTAGTTCGGAACAGATTAGTGATATACACGTTGCAGAAGCGATTCATTTTCGAAATAATATTCAAGAACTTTCGTAG
- a CDS encoding shikimate dehydrogenase, translating to MITSKTKKIGILGWPLGHSLSPIMHNAAFKSLHLDYVYIPLPVHPENLAQAVAGLKAMEFTGVNVTIPHKVEIMSYLDEIDFSAQLVGAVNTVVIKDGKTIGYNTDAQGFVQSILSNGIKITEQTAIILGAGGAARAVACGLFQNGIKNIIIGARNLEKAQQFVKLFSTNVDIQAFDWEDSGFQNLLQECDILINSTPIGMSVHDTEVLPIPWETLNPEAAVCDLIYNPSKTQLLLSAEEHGHIAINGLGMLIEQGALAFELWTSEQGPRQIMSEALTEYL from the coding sequence ATGATTACGAGTAAAACCAAAAAAATAGGTATATTAGGATGGCCCTTAGGACATTCCTTATCACCTATAATGCATAATGCAGCTTTTAAATCCCTTCATCTTGATTATGTATATATTCCACTGCCTGTTCATCCGGAGAATTTAGCTCAGGCTGTTGCAGGTCTAAAAGCTATGGAATTTACGGGTGTAAATGTTACCATACCTCATAAGGTGGAGATAATGTCTTATCTTGATGAAATTGATTTCAGTGCCCAGCTAGTTGGGGCTGTAAATACAGTTGTAATAAAAGACGGTAAAACAATTGGATATAATACAGATGCTCAAGGATTTGTCCAATCAATACTTTCAAATGGTATTAAAATTACGGAACAAACAGCGATCATATTAGGGGCTGGCGGGGCTGCAAGGGCCGTTGCATGTGGTCTTTTTCAAAATGGAATAAAAAATATTATAATTGGTGCAAGAAACCTTGAAAAAGCGCAGCAATTCGTAAAACTTTTCTCAACCAATGTAGATATACAAGCTTTTGATTGGGAGGATTCCGGTTTTCAAAATTTGTTGCAAGAATGTGATATTCTGATAAATAGCACTCCAATTGGTATGTCAGTTCATGATACAGAAGTGCTGCCTATACCTTGGGAGACCTTAAATCCAGAGGCTGCTGTTTGCGATTTAATCTATAATCCATCCAAGACTCAACTGTTACTTTCAGCTGAAGAACACGGTCATATAGCCATAAATGGTTTGGGAATGCTAATTGAACAAGGTGCCTTGGCTTTTGAACTTTGGACAAGTGAGCAAGGTCCCCGACAAATTATGTCTGAAGCATTAACAGAATATCTGTAA
- a CDS encoding YqeG family HAD IIIA-type phosphatase translates to MYNLLCPRMILNSLHDLEYHQLKELGIEGIIFDLDNTIIPWDQQQMSPEIIEWVNALLKEGFKICLLSNNMGKRVKDIAEIFNVPFVSRAYKPAKSGFRHAIAAMELSQDRVAVIGDQLFTDILGGNRIGLVTIWVRPLSSQEFIGTKITRRLERLAVRVLKSKGLINKSAIIKNNNY, encoded by the coding sequence TTGTATAACCTTTTATGTCCTCGTATGATATTAAATTCTTTACATGATCTTGAGTACCATCAATTAAAAGAACTAGGAATTGAGGGAATTATTTTTGATTTAGATAATACGATTATTCCTTGGGATCAACAGCAGATGTCACCTGAGATTATTGAATGGGTAAATGCTTTGTTAAAGGAAGGGTTTAAAATTTGTTTGTTATCGAACAATATGGGGAAGAGAGTAAAAGATATAGCTGAAATTTTTAACGTTCCTTTTGTCTCTAGAGCTTATAAGCCAGCAAAATCAGGATTTCGCCATGCAATAGCAGCTATGGAATTATCTCAGGATCGGGTAGCGGTGATCGGTGACCAATTATTTACAGACATACTTGGTGGTAATCGTATTGGTTTAGTTACGATTTGGGTTCGTCCATTAAGTTCACAGGAATTTATTGGTACTAAAATTACCCGGCGCTTGGAACGATTAGCTGTACGAGTTTTAAAGTCTAAAGGACTTATAAATAAAAGCGCGATTATTAAAAATAATAATTATTGA